In the genome of Streptomyces globosus, one region contains:
- a CDS encoding FAD-binding dehydrogenase, with translation MAYDADVIVIGAGLAGLAATAELADAGRSVILLDQEPAQSAGGQAHWSFGGLFLVDSPEQRRMRIKDSRELALQDWLGTAGFDREEDAWPRRWAEAYVDFAAGEKRPWLHRLGVRFFPVVGWAERGGYGALGHGNSVPRFHITWGTGPGLVEPFERRVREGAARGRVRMLFRHRVTGLSRTAGALDTVTGEILEPSSAARGCASSREPVGAFSLRAQAVIVASGGIGGNHDLVRKQWPDRLGTPPERMLCGVPAHVDGLMLGVAEDAGARHVNKDRMWHYTEGIANWDPIWARHGIRILPGPSSLWLDATGRRLPVPLFPGFDTLGTLDHIMRTGHDHTWFVLNRRIIGKEFGLSGSEQNPDLTGRSVRGVVDRARQAVPGPVQAFMDRGADFVVERSLPALVRGMNAVTGLGLLDEDTVRREVTARDREIANPFTKDLQVTAVHGARRYLGDRLVRTAAPHRILDPAAGPLIAVRLSILTRKSLGGLETDLSSRVLTDSGEPLPGLYAAGEAAGFGGGGVHGYRALEGTFLGGCLFSGRAAGRAAAAAVG, from the coding sequence ATGGCGTACGACGCAGACGTGATCGTGATCGGGGCGGGCCTCGCGGGCCTCGCGGCCACCGCCGAACTCGCCGACGCGGGCCGCAGCGTGATCCTGCTCGACCAGGAGCCCGCGCAGTCGGCCGGCGGCCAGGCCCACTGGTCCTTCGGCGGCCTGTTCCTCGTCGACTCCCCCGAACAGCGCCGGATGCGCATCAAGGACAGCCGCGAACTCGCCCTCCAGGACTGGCTCGGCACCGCCGGATTCGACCGCGAGGAGGACGCCTGGCCGCGCCGCTGGGCCGAGGCGTACGTCGACTTCGCGGCCGGGGAGAAGCGGCCCTGGCTGCACCGCCTCGGCGTCCGCTTCTTCCCCGTCGTCGGCTGGGCCGAACGGGGCGGCTACGGCGCCCTCGGCCACGGCAACTCCGTCCCCCGCTTCCACATCACCTGGGGCACCGGCCCCGGCCTCGTCGAGCCCTTCGAGCGCCGCGTCCGCGAGGGCGCCGCCCGCGGCCGGGTCCGGATGCTGTTCCGCCACCGCGTCACCGGGCTCTCCCGCACCGCCGGCGCGCTCGACACCGTCACCGGCGAGATCCTGGAGCCGTCCTCCGCCGCACGGGGCTGCGCCAGCAGCCGCGAGCCGGTCGGCGCTTTCTCGCTGCGCGCCCAGGCGGTGATCGTGGCCAGCGGCGGGATAGGCGGCAACCACGACCTCGTCCGCAAGCAGTGGCCGGACCGGCTCGGCACCCCGCCGGAGCGCATGCTCTGCGGCGTCCCCGCCCATGTGGACGGCCTGATGCTGGGCGTCGCCGAGGACGCCGGCGCCCGCCACGTCAACAAGGACCGCATGTGGCACTACACCGAGGGCATCGCCAACTGGGACCCGATCTGGGCCCGCCACGGCATCCGCATCCTCCCCGGCCCCTCCTCGCTCTGGCTGGACGCCACCGGCCGGCGGCTGCCCGTACCGCTCTTCCCCGGCTTCGACACCCTCGGCACCCTCGACCACATCATGCGGACCGGCCACGACCACACCTGGTTCGTCCTCAACCGCCGCATCATCGGCAAGGAGTTCGGGCTCTCCGGCTCCGAGCAGAACCCCGACCTGACCGGCAGGTCCGTGCGCGGTGTCGTCGACCGGGCCCGGCAGGCCGTACCGGGGCCGGTCCAGGCCTTCATGGACCGCGGAGCGGACTTCGTCGTCGAGCGCAGCCTGCCCGCCCTCGTGCGCGGCATGAACGCCGTCACCGGCCTCGGCCTGCTCGACGAGGACACCGTCCGCCGCGAGGTCACCGCCCGCGACCGGGAGATCGCCAACCCCTTCACCAAAGACCTCCAGGTCACCGCCGTCCACGGCGCCCGCAGGTACCTCGGCGACCGGCTGGTCCGCACCGCAGCCCCGCACCGCATCCTCGACCCCGCCGCAGGCCCGCTGATCGCCGTACGCCTGTCCATCCTGACCCGCAAGTCCCTCGGCGGCCTGGAGACCGACCTGTCCTCGCGCGTCCTCACCGACTCCGGCGAGCCGCTGCCCGGCCTGTACGCGGCCGGGGAGGCGGCCGGGTTCGGCGGCGGCGGCGTCCACGGCTACCGCGCCCTGGAGGGCACCTTCCTCGGCGGCTGCCTCTTCTCGGGCCGCGCCGCCGGCCGGGCGGCGGCCGCCGCCGTGGGCTGA
- a CDS encoding DUF202 domain-containing protein, with protein sequence MSPVRPSPAAERDAGLQPERTRLAWRRTTLACSVAAVLGVRQALRGGGAAGEAAEVVLIVLVWLVFLVVAHRRMRELAAARPPGLAPRAASGVVACTVALAALAVAVVL encoded by the coding sequence GTGAGCCCCGTACGCCCCTCCCCCGCCGCGGAGCGCGATGCGGGGCTCCAGCCGGAGCGGACCCGGCTCGCGTGGCGGCGTACGACGCTGGCCTGCTCGGTGGCGGCGGTCCTCGGGGTGCGGCAGGCGCTGCGCGGGGGCGGGGCCGCGGGGGAGGCGGCCGAGGTGGTGCTGATCGTGCTGGTGTGGCTGGTGTTCCTGGTGGTGGCGCACCGGCGGATGCGGGAGCTGGCCGCGGCCCGGCCGCCGGGGCTGGCGCCGCGCGCGGCATCGGGGGTGGTGGCGTGCACGGTGGCGCTGGCTGCGCTGGCGGTGGCGGTCGTCCTCTGA
- a CDS encoding APC family permease, which produces MATGRSTALGTPPEIRTYKGQDRALRAGRLGTAGLLLSVLAASAPLMVVAGVMPTTFGVMGIVGQPLLFVILGLVLALFSVGYAEMSRHVHNAGAFYAYIARGLGPTAGTGASLVALVAYSAMQVGVYGILGFEVSGLFATYLDTELAWWIPALAAVAVTGGLGWLKIDLNARVLGALLLIECVLVVIFDVAALAEPGPEGVSLHAFDPAALGGAGLGTALCFCIAAFVGFEQSPVYAEETSRPHIVVSRVMFLAVGFVALFFAVSSWALTVATGPSEVVKASAEAGPGLLFQLTEARLGGTFTDVLHVLFVSGIFAAMISFHNVVARYAFAMGREGLLPAAFGRTNPGTGAPATGSLMQTVVAALVVLAFAVTDDNPVGDPTAPVLHLFTWMGSVGALGVTLLMSAASFAVIAFFVRRGTAGAQLWRLVAAGLAGTALLGIAVYTVKDFGVLVGAGEGSVLGWLLPAVIGLAAVGGLAYGAVLRVRRPEVHARIGLGNEAFRLDQAAGTAPRT; this is translated from the coding sequence ATGGCGACGGGCAGATCCACCGCGCTCGGCACCCCGCCCGAGATCCGGACCTACAAGGGCCAGGACCGCGCCCTGCGCGCCGGCCGCCTCGGCACCGCCGGCCTGCTGCTCTCCGTACTGGCCGCGAGCGCCCCGCTCATGGTCGTCGCCGGCGTGATGCCCACCACGTTCGGCGTGATGGGCATCGTCGGACAGCCGCTGCTCTTCGTGATCCTCGGCCTCGTGCTCGCCCTCTTCAGCGTCGGCTACGCGGAGATGAGCCGGCACGTCCACAACGCCGGCGCCTTCTACGCGTACATAGCCCGCGGCCTCGGCCCCACCGCAGGCACCGGCGCCTCGCTCGTCGCCCTCGTCGCGTACAGCGCGATGCAGGTCGGCGTCTACGGCATCCTCGGCTTCGAGGTCTCCGGCCTCTTCGCCACCTATCTGGACACCGAGCTCGCCTGGTGGATCCCCGCCCTGGCCGCCGTCGCCGTGACCGGCGGGCTCGGCTGGCTGAAGATCGACCTGAACGCCCGCGTCCTCGGCGCCCTGCTTCTGATCGAGTGCGTCCTCGTCGTCATCTTCGACGTCGCCGCCCTCGCCGAGCCCGGCCCCGAGGGCGTCTCGCTGCACGCCTTCGACCCGGCCGCCCTCGGCGGGGCGGGCCTCGGCACCGCCCTGTGCTTCTGCATCGCCGCGTTCGTCGGCTTCGAGCAGTCCCCGGTCTACGCCGAGGAGACCAGCCGGCCGCACATCGTCGTCTCCCGCGTCATGTTCCTCGCCGTCGGCTTCGTCGCCCTCTTCTTCGCGGTGAGCTCCTGGGCCCTCACCGTCGCCACCGGCCCCTCCGAGGTCGTCAAGGCCTCCGCGGAGGCCGGTCCCGGCCTGCTCTTCCAGCTCACCGAGGCCCGCCTCGGCGGCACCTTCACCGACGTCCTGCACGTCCTGTTCGTGAGCGGCATCTTCGCGGCCATGATCAGCTTCCACAACGTGGTCGCCCGCTACGCCTTCGCCATGGGCCGCGAGGGACTGCTCCCGGCCGCCTTCGGCCGGACCAACCCCGGCACCGGGGCGCCCGCCACCGGCTCGCTGATGCAGACCGTCGTGGCCGCCCTCGTCGTCCTCGCCTTCGCCGTCACCGACGACAACCCGGTCGGCGACCCCACCGCGCCGGTGCTGCACCTGTTCACGTGGATGGGCAGCGTCGGCGCCCTCGGTGTGACGCTCCTCATGTCGGCCGCCTCGTTCGCCGTGATCGCCTTCTTCGTCCGCCGGGGCACCGCGGGCGCCCAGCTGTGGCGGCTCGTCGCCGCCGGGCTCGCCGGCACCGCCCTGCTCGGCATCGCCGTGTACACGGTGAAGGACTTCGGCGTCCTCGTCGGCGCCGGGGAGGGCTCGGTCCTCGGCTGGCTGCTGCCCGCGGTCATCGGCCTCGCGGCCGTCGGCGGCCTCGCGTACGGCGCCGTGCTGCGCGTACGCCGCCCCGAGGTGCACGCCCGGATCGGCCTCGGCAACGAGGCCTTCCGCCTCGACCAGGCGGCCGGGACGGCGCCCCGCACCTGA
- a CDS encoding amino acid permease has translation MSDRTLTEAPATASSSHVDAGDEGYSKDLKSRHINMIAIGGAIGTGLFLGAGGRLAGAGPSLAIAYAVCGIFAFFVVRALGELVLYRPSSGAFVSYAREFMGEKGAYTAGWLYFLNWSTTTVADITAAATYAHFWSMFTSVPQWVLALIALAVVLTANLISVKYFGEMEFWFSLVKVAALVIFLIVAIYLVATSHDIGGHTPGLSTITDNGGLFPSGVLPMLLVVQGVVFAYASVELCGVAAGETENPEKIMPKAINSIMWRVGLFYVGSVVLLAMLLPYTAYSADQSPFVTVFDKLGIPGTAGIMNLVVLTAALSSLNSGLYSTGRILRSMAMSGSAPKFTGRMNKGKVPYGGVLFTAAFGLAGVGLNYLMPKDAFELVLNFASLGILGTWGMVMLCSLLFWQRSRQGLVERPAYRLPWSPYTQIITLVFLFTVLVLMWCDGGVGRTTVMCVPVIGAMLVVGWFLVRRRVAKIAAGR, from the coding sequence ATGAGTGACCGCACCTTGACCGAGGCCCCGGCCACGGCGTCCTCCAGTCACGTCGACGCAGGTGACGAGGGTTACAGCAAGGACCTCAAGTCCCGCCACATCAACATGATCGCCATCGGCGGGGCGATAGGCACCGGCCTGTTCCTCGGCGCGGGCGGCAGGCTCGCCGGTGCGGGACCGTCCCTGGCCATCGCCTACGCCGTGTGCGGCATCTTCGCGTTCTTCGTCGTCCGCGCGCTTGGCGAGCTCGTCCTGTACCGCCCGTCCTCCGGCGCGTTCGTCTCGTACGCGCGCGAGTTCATGGGGGAGAAGGGCGCCTACACGGCCGGCTGGCTGTACTTCCTGAACTGGTCGACCACCACCGTGGCGGACATCACGGCCGCCGCGACCTACGCGCACTTCTGGTCGATGTTCACCTCCGTCCCCCAGTGGGTGCTCGCCCTCATCGCGCTCGCCGTCGTCCTGACCGCGAACCTGATCTCGGTGAAGTACTTCGGCGAGATGGAGTTCTGGTTCTCGCTGGTCAAGGTCGCAGCCCTGGTGATCTTCCTGATCGTCGCGATCTACCTGGTCGCCACGAGCCACGACATCGGCGGCCACACCCCGGGCCTGTCGACGATCACCGACAACGGCGGCCTCTTCCCGTCCGGCGTCCTGCCGATGCTCCTGGTGGTCCAGGGCGTCGTCTTCGCGTACGCCTCCGTCGAGCTGTGCGGCGTCGCCGCCGGCGAGACCGAGAACCCCGAGAAGATCATGCCGAAGGCGATCAACTCGATCATGTGGCGCGTCGGCCTGTTCTACGTCGGCTCGGTCGTCCTGCTGGCGATGCTCCTGCCGTACACCGCGTATTCCGCCGACCAGAGCCCCTTCGTCACGGTCTTCGACAAGCTCGGCATCCCCGGCACCGCCGGCATCATGAACCTCGTCGTGCTGACCGCCGCCCTGTCGAGCCTGAACTCCGGCCTGTACTCCACCGGCCGCATCCTGCGCTCGATGGCCATGTCCGGCTCCGCCCCGAAGTTCACCGGCCGCATGAACAAGGGCAAGGTCCCCTACGGCGGCGTCCTGTTCACCGCGGCCTTCGGCCTCGCCGGCGTCGGCCTGAACTACCTGATGCCGAAGGACGCCTTCGAGCTCGTCCTGAACTTCGCCTCGCTCGGCATCCTCGGCACCTGGGGCATGGTCATGCTCTGCTCGCTGCTGTTCTGGCAGCGCTCCCGGCAGGGCCTGGTCGAGCGGCCCGCCTACCGCCTGCCCTGGTCCCCGTACACCCAGATCATCACCCTGGTGTTCCTGTTCACCGTGCTCGTGCTGATGTGGTGCGACGGCGGCGTGGGCCGCACCACGGTCATGTGCGTCCCCGTGATCGGCGCGATGCTGGTCGTCGGCTGGTTCCTGGTCCGCCGCCGCGTGGCGAAGATCGCCGCCGGCCGCTGA
- a CDS encoding acyl-CoA dehydrogenase family protein has product MDFAFDARTEELRTRLLAFMEEHVYPAEPVAAEQRARLASPWDTPPVFGELKAEARRRGLWNLFLPDGKYGAGLTNLQYAPLAEITGRSPHLAPLAVNCAAPDTGNMELLAQFGSEEQRRQWLEPLLAGKIRSAFAMTEPEVASSDASNIETRIERSADGSAYTVTGRKWYISGAMNPDCKVFIVMGKTDPDGPDPRRRQSMLLVPRDTPGVEVRRAMTVYGYADHDHGGHAEVVFDGARVPAANLIGEEGAGFAIAQARLGPGRIHHCMRLIGMAERAIELMCRRAVGRTAFGGELASQGVVRGWIADARVAVEQLRLLVLKTAWLMDTVGNRGAHTEIQAIKIATPRAVVRILDDAVQLHGAGGVSQDFPLAELWAAARTLRLADGPDEVHQRSLALRELKPYR; this is encoded by the coding sequence ATGGATTTCGCATTCGACGCCCGGACCGAGGAACTCCGGACGCGGCTCCTCGCGTTCATGGAAGAGCACGTGTACCCGGCGGAGCCCGTTGCCGCCGAGCAGCGCGCGCGGCTGGCCTCGCCCTGGGACACCCCGCCCGTCTTCGGCGAGCTGAAGGCCGAGGCGCGCCGCCGCGGGCTGTGGAACCTCTTCCTGCCCGACGGGAAGTACGGGGCAGGGCTGACCAACCTCCAGTACGCCCCGCTGGCGGAGATCACCGGGCGCAGCCCGCACCTGGCGCCCCTGGCGGTGAACTGCGCCGCCCCGGACACCGGGAACATGGAGCTGCTCGCGCAGTTCGGCAGCGAGGAGCAGCGCAGGCAGTGGCTGGAGCCGCTGCTGGCCGGGAAGATCCGGTCGGCGTTCGCCATGACGGAGCCGGAGGTCGCCTCGTCGGACGCCTCCAACATCGAGACCCGCATCGAGCGCTCGGCGGACGGCTCCGCGTACACGGTGACGGGTCGGAAATGGTACATCTCGGGCGCCATGAACCCGGACTGCAAGGTGTTCATCGTGATGGGCAAGACCGACCCGGACGGGCCCGACCCGCGCCGCCGGCAGTCGATGCTGCTCGTCCCCCGCGACACCCCGGGCGTCGAGGTGCGGCGCGCCATGACGGTGTACGGGTACGCGGACCACGACCACGGCGGGCACGCCGAGGTCGTCTTCGACGGGGCCCGCGTACCGGCCGCGAACCTGATCGGCGAGGAGGGGGCCGGCTTCGCCATCGCCCAGGCCCGGCTCGGGCCCGGCCGCATCCACCACTGCATGCGGCTGATCGGGATGGCGGAGCGGGCGATCGAGCTGATGTGCCGGCGCGCGGTGGGGCGTACGGCCTTCGGCGGGGAGCTGGCCTCGCAGGGTGTCGTGCGGGGCTGGATCGCGGACGCCCGGGTGGCGGTGGAGCAGCTGCGGCTGCTCGTCCTGAAGACGGCCTGGCTCATGGACACCGTGGGCAACCGCGGCGCGCACACCGAGATCCAGGCCATCAAGATCGCGACGCCGCGGGCGGTGGTGCGCATCCTGGACGACGCGGTGCAGTTGCACGGCGCGGGCGGCGTCAGCCAGGACTTCCCGCTGGCCGAGCTGTGGGCGGCGGCCCGGACGCTGCGGCTGGCGGACGGGCCGGACGAGGTCCACCAGCGGTCGCTGGCACTGCGCGAGCTGAAGCCGTACCGCTGA
- a CDS encoding ASCH domain-containing protein, with translation METHEGLPPYLLGFPGPLRDALVAAVLSGAKTTTTGLLAAYEAEGEPLPAAGDRAVLVDSGERPVAVVEVAEVRVLRLADVDLRHAVDEGEGYGSVAEWRASHERFWHGEEIRTVLGDPDHTVGDDTLVVAERFRVVSRLS, from the coding sequence ATGGAGACGCATGAGGGGCTGCCCCCGTACCTGCTCGGGTTCCCCGGGCCGCTGCGCGACGCGCTGGTGGCGGCCGTGCTGAGCGGGGCGAAGACCACGACGACGGGGCTGCTGGCCGCGTACGAGGCGGAGGGCGAGCCCCTTCCCGCGGCGGGCGACCGGGCGGTCCTCGTCGACTCCGGGGAGCGCCCGGTGGCCGTGGTGGAGGTGGCGGAGGTGCGGGTGCTGCGGCTCGCCGACGTGGACCTGCGGCACGCCGTGGACGAGGGCGAGGGGTACGGGTCAGTGGCCGAATGGCGTGCGTCCCACGAGCGGTTCTGGCACGGCGAGGAGATCCGTACGGTGCTGGGCGACCCGGACCACACGGTCGGCGACGACACCCTCGTCGTCGCCGAGCGGTTCCGGGTGGTCTCCCGCCTGTCCTGA
- a CDS encoding TetR/AcrR family transcriptional regulator: protein MAARTTEPEGMHDTPVPQRLLAVATRLFAERGYDRTSVQEIVEAAGVTKGALYHYFGSKDDLLHEVYARMLRLQQQRLDAVADSDAPVEERLRAAAADVVVTTIENLDDAAIFFRSMHQLSPEKHKQVRAERRRYHERFRALVEEGQRSGVFSTATPADLVVDYHFGSVHHLSTWYRADGPLTPQQVADHLADLLLRALRP from the coding sequence ATGGCCGCCAGGACGACGGAGCCCGAGGGCATGCACGACACCCCGGTGCCGCAGCGGCTGCTGGCGGTGGCCACCCGGCTGTTCGCCGAGCGCGGCTACGACCGGACCTCCGTCCAGGAGATCGTCGAGGCGGCCGGGGTCACCAAGGGCGCCCTCTACCACTACTTCGGCTCCAAGGACGACCTGCTGCACGAGGTGTACGCGCGCATGCTGCGCCTCCAGCAGCAGCGCCTCGACGCCGTCGCCGACTCCGACGCCCCCGTCGAGGAGCGGCTGAGGGCGGCCGCCGCCGACGTCGTCGTGACCACCATCGAGAACCTCGACGACGCGGCCATCTTCTTCCGGTCGATGCACCAGCTCAGCCCGGAGAAGCACAAGCAGGTGCGGGCCGAGCGCCGCCGCTACCACGAGCGCTTCCGCGCGCTCGTCGAGGAGGGGCAGCGCAGCGGGGTGTTCTCCACCGCCACCCCCGCCGACCTGGTGGTGGACTACCACTTCGGCTCAGTCCACCACCTGTCCACCTGGTACCGGGCCGACGGGCCGCTCACCCCGCAGCAGGTCGCCGACCACCTCGCCGACCTGCTGCTGCGGGCCCTGCGCCCCTGA
- a CDS encoding phosphotransferase family protein, which produces MSPAPAGAAPRGLDPERLRARLDRDLPGLLCGPLRGRLIEGGRSNLTYEVTDGASRWVVRRPPLGHVLATAHDMRREHRVIAALHGTAVPVPEPLLLCEDESVLGAPFYVMEFVEGVPYRSAERLAALGPERTRSLVLGLVDTLVDLHAVDPGAVGLEDFGRPEGFLERQLRRWGRQLEASRGRELPGIDELRGALARTLPGSPAATVVHGDFRLDNVLVGEDGGDVRAVLDWEMSTLGDPLTDLGLLVMYSTDLGLGDSPVSTTSSAPGHPSPAELVERYAARSGRDAGAIGWYTAFAWFKLAVILEGIHRRYTLGQTVGGGFDRIGELVPVFVEHGLTTLDEEG; this is translated from the coding sequence ATGAGCCCAGCACCCGCCGGAGCCGCCCCCCGCGGCCTCGACCCGGAGCGGCTGCGTGCCCGCCTGGACCGCGACCTGCCGGGGCTGCTCTGCGGTCCGCTGCGGGGCCGGCTGATCGAGGGCGGCCGGTCGAACCTCACGTACGAGGTCACCGACGGTGCCTCCCGCTGGGTGGTGCGCCGTCCGCCGCTGGGGCACGTCCTGGCCACGGCCCACGACATGCGGCGGGAGCACCGGGTCATCGCGGCCTTGCACGGCACGGCGGTCCCGGTGCCCGAGCCGCTCCTGCTGTGCGAGGACGAGTCGGTGCTGGGCGCCCCGTTCTACGTGATGGAGTTCGTCGAGGGCGTCCCGTACCGGAGCGCGGAGCGGCTCGCCGCGCTCGGCCCGGAGCGCACCCGCAGCCTCGTCCTCGGCCTGGTCGACACGCTCGTCGACCTGCACGCGGTGGATCCCGGGGCGGTGGGCCTGGAGGACTTCGGCCGGCCGGAGGGCTTCCTGGAGCGGCAGCTGCGCCGCTGGGGCAGGCAGCTGGAGGCCTCCCGGGGGCGCGAGCTGCCCGGGATCGACGAACTGCGCGGCGCGCTCGCCCGCACGCTGCCCGGCTCCCCCGCGGCGACGGTGGTGCACGGGGACTTCCGCCTGGACAACGTGCTGGTCGGGGAGGACGGCGGCGACGTCCGGGCGGTCCTGGACTGGGAGATGTCCACGCTCGGCGACCCCCTGACCGACCTCGGCCTGCTGGTGATGTACAGCACCGACCTCGGGCTGGGCGACTCCCCCGTCAGCACGACGAGTTCCGCGCCCGGGCACCCCTCGCCCGCGGAGCTGGTCGAGCGGTACGCGGCCCGCTCCGGCCGGGATGCCGGCGCGATCGGCTGGTACACGGCGTTCGCCTGGTTCAAACTCGCCGTGATCCTCGAAGGCATCCACCGCCGCTACACGCTGGGGCAGACGGTGGGCGGGGGCTTCGACCGCATCGGCGAGCTGGTGCCGGTGTTCGTCGAGCACGGTCTGACCACACTCGACGAGGAAGGCTGA
- a CDS encoding YidH family protein: MIDFGRAARLWWAPQRVREEGEQPDYRFSLANERTFLAWVRTALALIGGGFAVDQFLPDLRWGVRVGMALALLAVGAACALRAVNHWLRCEAAMRRGEDLPVSRFPVLLGVGVGLVAAVMVVVVLFGWTDGGA; encoded by the coding sequence GTGATCGATTTCGGGAGGGCGGCCCGCCTGTGGTGGGCGCCGCAGCGGGTGCGCGAGGAGGGCGAGCAGCCCGACTACCGGTTTTCCCTGGCCAACGAGCGGACGTTCCTGGCCTGGGTCCGGACCGCGCTCGCGCTGATCGGCGGCGGCTTCGCCGTGGACCAGTTCCTGCCGGACCTGCGCTGGGGCGTGCGCGTCGGCATGGCGCTCGCCCTGCTGGCCGTGGGCGCGGCGTGCGCGCTGCGGGCTGTCAACCACTGGCTGCGGTGCGAGGCGGCGATGCGGCGCGGCGAGGACCTGCCGGTGTCCCGGTTCCCCGTGCTGCTGGGGGTGGGCGTCGGGCTGGTCGCGGCGGTGATGGTCGTGGTGGTGCTGTTCGGCTGGACGGACGGCGGGGCGTGA
- a CDS encoding NUDIX hydrolase — MGAADEVLDVVDRDDRVTGRAPRGEVYARGLLHRCVFVLARDDRGRVFVHRRTASKLVFPSRYDMFVGGVLGAGEDYASAALREAEEELGVSGLARPEPLFKFLYEGPGGGWWSYVHEVRCGGLEVRPQESEVAWHAWLPEDELEGRIADGSWPWVPDGLEAYRRLRAFREGGERG, encoded by the coding sequence ATGGGTGCTGCAGACGAGGTGCTGGACGTGGTGGACCGCGACGACCGGGTGACGGGCCGGGCGCCGCGCGGCGAGGTGTACGCGCGGGGCCTGCTCCACCGGTGCGTGTTCGTGCTGGCCAGGGACGACCGGGGGCGGGTCTTCGTGCACCGGCGGACGGCGTCGAAGCTGGTCTTCCCCTCCCGCTACGACATGTTCGTGGGCGGGGTGCTCGGGGCGGGCGAGGACTACGCCTCGGCCGCGCTGCGGGAGGCGGAGGAGGAGCTCGGGGTGTCCGGGCTGGCCCGGCCGGAGCCGCTGTTCAAGTTCCTGTACGAGGGGCCGGGCGGGGGCTGGTGGTCGTACGTGCACGAGGTGCGCTGCGGCGGGCTGGAGGTGCGGCCGCAGGAGTCGGAGGTGGCCTGGCATGCCTGGCTGCCGGAGGACGAGCTGGAGGGCCGGATCGCGGACGGCTCCTGGCCGTGGGTGCCGGACGGGCTGGAGGCGTACCGGCGGCTGCGCGCCTTCCGGGAGGGCGGGGAGCGGGGCTGA
- a CDS encoding MBL fold metallo-hydrolase, with product MTAEPPYTVRLADGVYAYVQPDGGWCLNNAGFVSGGGRTLLVDTAATERRALALRDAVAAAGVPLPRTVVNTHHHGDHTYGNGVFAPEALVLGHDSARTEQLAAGHQLELIWPGTDFGAVEITPPDLTYSDRMTLHLGETEVRVIHPGVAHTTGDSVVWLPRQGVVFTGDLVFAGGTPFLAMGSLAGSLRALELLRSLGAQTVVPGHGPLTDPSAYDATERYLRYVEELAREGLARGLTPLEAAREADLGEFAAWREGERLVANLHRAYAELAGEPEGAPLDIVAVLTDMTVMNGGTPILCHA from the coding sequence ATGACCGCCGAACCGCCCTACACCGTCCGCCTCGCGGACGGCGTGTACGCCTACGTACAGCCGGACGGCGGCTGGTGCCTGAACAACGCCGGCTTCGTCAGCGGCGGCGGCCGCACCCTGCTCGTCGACACCGCCGCCACCGAGCGGCGGGCGCTGGCCCTGCGGGACGCGGTCGCCGCCGCCGGGGTGCCGCTGCCGCGCACGGTGGTCAACACCCACCACCACGGCGACCACACCTACGGGAACGGCGTCTTCGCCCCGGAGGCCCTCGTCCTCGGCCACGACAGTGCGCGGACCGAGCAGCTCGCCGCCGGGCACCAGCTGGAGCTGATCTGGCCGGGGACCGACTTCGGCGCCGTGGAGATCACCCCGCCCGACCTCACCTACAGCGACCGGATGACCCTCCACCTGGGCGAAACGGAGGTCCGGGTCATCCACCCCGGAGTCGCGCACACCACCGGCGACTCGGTCGTCTGGCTGCCGCGGCAGGGCGTGGTCTTCACCGGCGACCTGGTCTTCGCCGGGGGCACCCCCTTCCTGGCGATGGGTTCGCTGGCCGGATCGCTGCGGGCGCTGGAGCTCCTGCGCTCCCTCGGCGCGCAGACCGTCGTACCGGGGCACGGGCCGCTGACCGACCCGTCGGCGTACGACGCGACCGAGCGCTACCTGCGGTATGTGGAGGAGCTGGCCCGGGAGGGCCTGGCAAGGGGGCTCACCCCGCTGGAGGCCGCCCGGGAGGCGGACCTGGGCGAGTTCGCCGCCTGGCGGGAGGGCGAGCGCCTGGTGGCCAACCTGCACCGGGCGTACGCGGAGCTGGCCGGCGAGCCGGAGGGGGCGCCGCTGGACATCGTGGCGGTACTGACGGACATGACGGTGATGAACGGCGGGACGCCGATTCTCTGCCACGCCTGA